In the Phaseolus vulgaris cultivar G19833 chromosome 7, P. vulgaris v2.0, whole genome shotgun sequence genome, one interval contains:
- the LOC137827774 gene encoding membrane steroid-binding protein 1 yields MAVQLWETLKEAIVVYTGLSPSTFFTVLTLLLAVYYVVSGLFGAPPDRHRPRHIEEEEMPPLRPPVQLGEITAEELKAYDGNDPDKPLLMAIKAQIYDVSQSRMFYGPGGPYALFAGKDASRALAKMSFEDKDLTGDISGLGPFELDALQDWEYKFMSKYVKVGTVKSEVPVAESESNAEPSETTSRDIDSAAAAVKSDETPSNTDADKEE; encoded by the exons ATGGCTGTGCAACTGTGGGAGACCTTGAAGGAGGCCATAGTGGTCTACACTGGCCTAAGTCCTTCCACCTTCTTCACGGTGCTCACGCTACTTCTGGCCGTTTACTACGTCGTTTCGGGTCTCTTTGGGGCTCCACCCGACCGCCACCGCCCCCGCCACATCGAGGAGGAGGAGATGCCGCCTCTGCGGCCGCCGGTCCAGCTCGGTGAGATCACGGCTGAGGAGCTCAAAGCCTACGACGGCAACGATCCCGATAAACCCTTGCTTATGGCCATCAAGGCCCAGATCTACGATGTCTCCCAGAGCAG GATGTTTTATGGACCTGGCGGACCTTATGCGCTGTTTGCTGGCAAGGATGCTAGCAGGGCTTTAGCAAAGATGTCTTTTGAAGATAAAGATCTGACTGGGGATATTTCTGGCCTTGGCCCATTTGAGCTTGATGCTTTACAAGACTGGGAATATAAGTTCATGAGCAAGTACGTTAAGGTTGGAACTGTTAAAAGTGAAGTTCCTGTAGCTGAATCAGAGTCCAACGCTGAACCATCAGAAACTACTTCCCGTGATATTgattctgctgctgctgctgttaAAAGTGATGAAACCCCTTCAAACACTGATGCAGATAAAGAAGAGTGA